In a genomic window of Gossypium arboreum isolate Shixiya-1 chromosome 9, ASM2569848v2, whole genome shotgun sequence:
- the LOC108456759 gene encoding subtilisin-like protease SBT1.3 codes for MAENPVKWLFLILASCLCFAFVLSESNSLIKKTYIVQMHKSGMPASFSSPLEWYSSKLKSVMSDTQSEGEGDGENRIIYSYQNAFHGVAAQLTEEEAERLKQEDGVVAILPETKYELHTTRSPMFLGLEPEESTSIWSQKLADHDVIVGVLDTGIWPESASFNDTGMTPVPPHWKGTCETGRGFKKHHCNRKIVGARVFYRGYEAATGKINEKNEYKSPRDQDGHGTHTAATVAGSPVRGANLLGYAYGTARGMAPGARIAAYKVCWTGGCFSSDILSAVDRAVGDGVNVLSISLGGGASSYSHDSLAIATFGAMEMGVFVSCSAGNGGPDPVSLTNVSPWITTVGASTMDRDFPGNVKLGSGRTIPGVSLYKGRRLLQANKQYPLVYMGSNSSSPNPSSLCLEGTLDPHVVSGKIVICDRGISPRVQKGQVVKDAGGVGMILTNTAANGEELVADCHLLPAVAVGEMEGKAIKHYALTNGKPTATLAFVGTRLGVRPSPVVAAFSSRGPNFLTLEILKPDVVAPGVNILAAWTGELGPSSLPTDHRRVRFNILSGTSMSCPHVSGIAALIKARHPDWSAAAVKSALMTTAYVHDNIHNPLQDSSTAAASTPYDHGAGHINPLKALDPGLIYDISAQDYFVFLCTQKLTAMQLKAFSKHSNMSCHHNTLATPGDLNYPAISVVFPEDTAISTLTLHRTVTNVGPPASHYHVVVSPFKGVTIKVEPKTLNFTRRNQKLSYKISFTRKSPQTMPEFGGLVWKDGVHKVRSPIAITWLPPF; via the coding sequence ATGGCTGAAAACCCAGTAAAATGGCTGTTTCTCATTCTAGCTAGCTGCCTGTGTTTCGCTTTCGTCCTGTCGGAAAGCAACTCATTAATAAAGAAGACCTACATCGTCCAAATGCACAAGTCTGGAATGCCAGCATCATTCTCCAGTCCTCTGGAATGGTACTCATCGAAATTAAAGTCGGTAATGTCCGATACCCAGAGTGAAGGTGAAGGAGATGGTGAAAATAGGATCATCTATAGCTACCAAAATGCTTTTCATGGTGTTGCCGCTCAGTTAACTGAAGAAGAAGCTGAGAGGCTAAAACAAGAAGATGGTGTAGTTGCTATACTTCCAGAGACCAAGTATGAATTACACACCACAAGGAGTCCTATGTTCCTTGGATTAGAACCAGAAGAAAGTACTAGCATCTGGTCTCAAAAACTTGCGGATCATGACGTCATAGTTGGGGTACTTGACACTGGAATTTGGCCGGAAAGTGCTAGCTTTAATGATACAGGGATGACACCCGTTCCTCCTCACTGGAAAGGAACATGTGAAACTGGACGAGGCTTTAAAAAGCATCACTGCAACAGGAAAATTGTGGGTGCAAGAGTATTCTACCGGGGATATGAAGCTGCCACTGGGAAAATCAATGAGAAAAACGAATATAAATCACCTCGAGATCAAGATGGACATGGTACTCACACAGCAGCCACTGTTGCTGGCTCTCCGGTACGAGGTGCAAATCTTCTTGGTTATGCCTATGGAACAGCTAGAGGAATGGCTCCTGGTGCAAGAATTGCAGCCTACAAGGTTTGCTGGACTGGTGGATGCTTCAGCTCGGATATTCTGTCAGCGGTTGATAGAGCGGTGGGTGATGGAGTGAATGTGTTGTCGATATCTTTGGGTGGTGGAGCTTCATCTTACTCTCACGACAGTTTGGCGATAGCAACTTTTGGAGCAATGGAGATGGGTGTTTTTGTCTCTTGCTCAGCTGGCAATGGAGGACCAGATCCTGTCAGCCTCACTAATGTATCACCATGGATCACTACAGTCGGTGCTAGCACCATGGATAGAGATTTTCCAGGTAATGTTAAGCTAGGGAGTGGGAGAACCATACCTGGAGTTTCACTCTACAAAGGGCGAAGGTTACTGCAGGCAAACAAGCAATACCCTCTTGTTTATATGGGTAGTAACTCAAGCAGCCCTAATCCAAGTTCATTATGCTTAGAGGGAACTTTGGATCCACATGTTGTTTCTGGGAAAATTGTGATATGTGATCGAGGAATAAGTCCTAGAGTGCAAAAGGGTCAAGTAGTGAAAGATGCTGGAGGAGTAGGAATGATTTTGACAAACACTGCAGCAAATGGGGAGGAGCTTGTTGCAGATTGTCACCTACTTCCAGCAGTTGCAGTGGGAGAGATGGAAGGGAAAGCAATCAAACATTATGCTTTAACAAATGGGAAACCAACCGCAACTCTAGCCTTTGTAGGTACCAGATTGGGTGTTAGGCCATCACCAGTGGTGGCAGCATTTTCATCTAGAGGACCAAATTTCCTCACACTTGAAATTCTCAAACCTGATGTGGTTGCGCCAGGGGTGAACATCCTTGCAGCCTGGACTGGAGAATTGGGTCCGTCAAGTCTTCCAACAGATCATAGGAGAGTGAGATTCAACATATTATCAGGGACTTCAATGTCATGCCCTCATGTTAGTGGAATTGCTGCCTTGATCAAGGCCAGACACCCAGATTGGAGTGCCGCAGCAGTTAAATCTGCTCTAATGACAACCGCTTATGTTCATGATAACATCCATAATCCACTCCAAGACTCTTCCACTGCAGCAGCTTCCACTCCCTATGATCATGGAGCTGGTCATATCAACCCTTTGAAAGCTCTAGACCCAGGTTTGATCTATGACATTTCAGCCCAGGATTACTTTGTATTCCTCTGCACACAGAAATTGACTGCAATGCAGCTAAAAGCTTTTAGCAAGCATTCCAATATGTCTTGCCATCACAACACCCTTGCCACTCCAGGAGATTTGAACTACCCAGCAATCTCAGTTGTCTTCCCAGAAGATACAGCCATTTCAACTTTGACTCTCCATAGAACAGTCACAAATGTTGGTCCTCCTGCTTCACATTACCATGTTGTAGTTTCACCATTTAAAGGCGTCACCATTAAAGTTGAGCCCAAAACTCTAAATTTCACTAGAAGAAACCAGAAACTGTCTTACAAGATCAGTTTCACAAGAAAATCCCCACAAACAATGCCTGAGTTTGGAGGGCTGGTGTGGAAGGACGGAGTGCACAAAGTAAGAAGCCCCATTGCTATCACATGGTTACCACCATTTTAA